The following are from one region of the Stigmatella ashevillena genome:
- a CDS encoding cysteine synthase A, giving the protein MAPRVGSLWDSVGNTPLLRIGSLSRLTGCDILGKAEFMNPGGSIKDRAAKGMIHRAEVEGRLSPGATLVEGTAGNTGIGLGLLGRERGYRVVVTMPDNLAREKYEYLDAMGVEVRKVPVVPFSNPAHFYHRAHALAKEHGWVCLDQFENTANGDIHYETTGPEIWEQCEGRVDVLVSAVGSGGTLSGVSRYLKEKNPALKVVLVDPQGSGLYCWVREGKLEGSGNSITEGIGIMRLTANFRGARVDDALRLSDQEMLDMLFHLAREDALVVGTSSAINVRAAYEIARQHPAQGLRIVTFLCDHGSRYASKLFNPEFLASKQLQVKALSP; this is encoded by the coding sequence ATGGCTCCTCGCGTCGGCTCCCTCTGGGATTCGGTTGGCAACACCCCTCTGCTGCGCATCGGCTCGCTCTCGCGCCTGACCGGCTGTGACATCCTCGGCAAAGCGGAGTTCATGAACCCGGGTGGCAGCATCAAGGATCGCGCCGCCAAGGGGATGATTCACCGGGCGGAGGTCGAGGGCCGGCTCTCCCCCGGCGCCACCCTGGTCGAGGGAACCGCTGGCAACACCGGCATCGGCTTGGGCTTGCTGGGACGCGAGCGGGGCTACCGCGTCGTCGTCACCATGCCCGATAACCTGGCGCGCGAGAAATATGAGTATCTCGATGCCATGGGGGTAGAGGTCCGCAAGGTCCCCGTGGTGCCCTTCTCCAATCCCGCGCACTTCTACCACCGCGCCCACGCGCTGGCGAAGGAGCATGGCTGGGTGTGTCTGGATCAATTCGAGAACACAGCCAACGGAGACATCCATTACGAGACAACGGGCCCCGAAATCTGGGAGCAGTGTGAAGGCCGTGTGGATGTGCTGGTGAGCGCCGTGGGAAGCGGTGGGACCCTCTCGGGCGTCAGTCGGTACCTCAAGGAGAAGAACCCCGCGCTGAAGGTGGTGTTGGTGGATCCCCAGGGCTCGGGCCTCTATTGCTGGGTCCGCGAGGGAAAGCTGGAGGGCTCGGGCAACTCCATCACCGAGGGCATTGGCATCATGCGACTCACGGCGAACTTCCGCGGCGCACGGGTGGACGACGCCCTGCGTCTCTCTGACCAGGAGATGCTGGACATGCTCTTCCATCTGGCGCGTGAGGACGCGCTGGTGGTGGGCACCTCCTCGGCCATCAACGTGCGCGCGGCCTATGAGATTGCCCGGCAGCACCCGGCCCAGGGGCTGCGCATCGTCACGTTTCTGTGTGACCACGGCAGCCGCTATGCCTCGAAGCTCTTCAACCCGGAGTTCCTCGCCTCGAAGCAGCTTCAGGTGAAAGCCTTGTCCCCCTGA
- a CDS encoding amidohydrolase family protein has translation MAEGCIETEERRNLLAFPRRLFPLTAAVLACLLATACAHGPKPATSSFVVVLEGARVFDGETLGGPSTVVLEGDLIRAVGPRGSLTVPKGARVVDYTGKILLPGLIVAHAHVGHTSGTEMERSFYTRERIAQQLTRYQAYGVVAVNSLGMNPPLFYTLRRELNGHTAGADLYGAGPGIGAFRGTPPPQMRLADDQVARPQTAEEARAMVRDMAERGVDMVKLWVDGMGGKMPKLAPALYRAAIDEAHRNGVKAAAHIHDLEDAKALVEAGIDVIGHGVRDQRVDDAFIQAMKDREVWYIPTIQLDEANYIYAEHPSWMDEPFFRAAVDPELQHHFEDPTWQRETLASPEVAKARKAVSTNQENLLLLHRAGVKIGFGTDSGGMPQRIPGFAEHRELELMVQAGLTPAEALRAATSGSAELMGLKDRGRIAPGKVADLVVLDADPTQDIRNTRGIHALWRRGVEVR, from the coding sequence ATGGCTGAAGGATGCATCGAGACAGAAGAGAGGAGGAATCTCCTCGCGTTTCCTCGCCGCCTCTTTCCCCTCACTGCCGCGGTGCTGGCATGCCTGTTGGCCACCGCTTGCGCCCATGGCCCGAAGCCGGCCACGTCTTCTTTCGTGGTCGTTCTGGAGGGGGCGCGCGTGTTCGACGGCGAGACCCTCGGGGGGCCGTCCACGGTGGTGCTCGAAGGTGATCTCATCCGCGCGGTGGGGCCACGTGGCTCGCTGACCGTTCCCAAGGGGGCACGGGTGGTGGACTACACCGGCAAGATCCTCCTCCCGGGTCTCATCGTGGCCCATGCCCACGTGGGCCACACCTCGGGCACGGAAATGGAGAGAAGCTTCTACACCCGTGAACGCATTGCCCAGCAACTGACCCGCTACCAGGCGTATGGCGTGGTGGCCGTCAACTCGCTGGGGATGAACCCACCGCTCTTCTACACCCTGCGCAGGGAGCTGAACGGCCACACGGCGGGCGCGGATCTCTATGGTGCGGGGCCCGGAATCGGCGCCTTCCGAGGGACGCCTCCGCCGCAGATGCGCCTTGCGGACGATCAGGTCGCCAGACCCCAGACGGCCGAAGAGGCCCGCGCCATGGTCCGCGACATGGCCGAGCGGGGCGTCGACATGGTCAAGCTGTGGGTCGACGGCATGGGAGGCAAGATGCCCAAGCTGGCCCCAGCGCTCTACCGCGCCGCCATCGACGAGGCTCACCGCAACGGAGTGAAGGCCGCCGCCCACATTCATGACCTGGAGGATGCCAAGGCCCTGGTCGAGGCCGGCATCGATGTCATCGGCCATGGCGTGAGGGACCAGCGGGTGGATGATGCCTTCATCCAAGCCATGAAGGACCGGGAGGTCTGGTACATCCCCACGATCCAACTGGACGAGGCGAACTACATTTATGCCGAACATCCCTCCTGGATGGATGAGCCGTTCTTCCGGGCCGCGGTGGATCCCGAGCTACAGCACCATTTCGAGGACCCCACCTGGCAGCGCGAAACGCTCGCCAGCCCGGAAGTGGCGAAGGCGCGGAAGGCGGTCTCGACCAACCAGGAGAACCTGCTCCTTCTGCACCGGGCAGGGGTGAAGATCGGCTTTGGAACGGACTCGGGCGGCATGCCTCAACGCATCCCGGGCTTCGCCGAGCACCGCGAACTCGAGCTGATGGTCCAGGCGGGGTTGACGCCTGCCGAGGCGTTGCGCGCGGCCACGAGCGGCTCGGCCGAGCTGATGGGGCTGAAGGACAGGGGGCGGATTGCACCGGGCAAGGTGGCGGATCTGGTGGTGCTGGACGCGGATCCCACTCAGGACATCCGCAACACCCGGGGCATCCACGCCCTCTGGCGGCGAGGTGTGGAAGTCCGCTAG
- a CDS encoding iron-containing redox enzyme family protein has protein sequence MHLQTEIPTPTLDWTTTLEAEGRTLLEELDAHPAARRLFQGTLDANSYARYLVQTYHYVRWTMPLLAEAGYRIQRQGKCPALAELLIQKSQEEHGHERWLLSDLKNLGWSAEQVERTEHCPAVAAYVAWNRYTTQCGAPTAFLGTAYVLEYLSVQRASTTVERLLAANTIPNIAKAVTFLRGHGQADGDHVAELTSALRSLTDREEQSALLLSARTTRTLYRGLFPDEREQHVSPSL, from the coding sequence ATGCACCTGCAGACCGAAATCCCCACCCCCACCCTGGATTGGACCACCACCTTGGAAGCAGAGGGGCGCACGCTCTTGGAGGAGCTGGACGCACACCCCGCCGCCCGCCGGCTCTTCCAGGGAACCCTCGATGCGAACAGCTACGCCCGCTACCTCGTGCAGACGTACCACTATGTGCGGTGGACCATGCCGCTGCTGGCCGAGGCGGGGTACCGCATCCAGCGTCAGGGAAAGTGCCCTGCCCTGGCCGAGCTGCTCATCCAGAAGTCCCAGGAGGAGCACGGGCATGAGCGCTGGCTGCTCTCGGACCTGAAGAACCTGGGCTGGTCCGCCGAACAGGTCGAGCGAACGGAGCATTGCCCCGCCGTCGCCGCCTACGTGGCGTGGAACCGCTACACCACCCAGTGCGGCGCCCCCACCGCCTTCCTCGGCACGGCCTACGTGCTGGAGTACCTCTCCGTTCAGCGCGCCAGCACCACGGTGGAACGCCTGCTCGCGGCCAATACCATCCCGAACATCGCCAAGGCCGTCACCTTCCTGCGCGGGCACGGGCAGGCGGATGGAGACCACGTGGCCGAGCTGACCTCGGCGTTGCGTTCGCTGACGGACCGCGAGGAGCAGTCCGCGCTGCTGCTGTCGGCGCGCACCACGCGCACCCTCTACCGGGGTCTGTTCCCTGACGAGCGGGAGCAGCACGTGTCCCCTTCTCTCTGA
- a CDS encoding helix-turn-helix domain-containing protein has product MASRLSVTSRDHARTLESIEVLNSSLNVSQVLASARRLLSVDYAALCISKPDCPTAYDWDVDLPAPFFNHYPEVAQQDFVRLAVVRRPNVVLRDTQMVSLKDLQRNLMYQRFRDLGTPLERVMAVMLDVHPSWHGGVTLYRTGRLPFSAREQVLLQTLTPHMVNALRNCRRFGDVTHQGQLLDMLLRQEGAAYVVISPPSAEVMRTPPATKLLEKWFTTGLSRAGLPAELLERLAVEMRMHGTTPQAPSVWEREGTGRTCDLRVTFIPLPWQGDCRWWALKLQEIPHAIPLPESWRGRLTPREAEVASCVLGGWQNETIADTLACTLGTVKKHVKRIFDELGVDSRTALMAKAFRS; this is encoded by the coding sequence ATGGCGTCCCGGTTGAGCGTCACTTCACGTGACCATGCACGCACCCTCGAGTCGATCGAGGTGCTGAACAGCTCCTTGAATGTCTCGCAGGTGCTCGCCAGCGCGCGCAGGCTGCTCTCGGTGGATTACGCGGCGCTGTGCATCTCCAAGCCAGATTGTCCCACCGCGTATGACTGGGATGTGGACTTGCCGGCTCCGTTCTTCAACCACTACCCGGAAGTCGCTCAGCAGGACTTCGTGCGCCTCGCGGTGGTGCGTCGGCCCAACGTGGTGCTGAGGGATACCCAGATGGTGTCGCTCAAGGACCTGCAACGCAACTTGATGTACCAGCGCTTCCGCGACCTGGGCACGCCGCTGGAGCGTGTCATGGCGGTGATGCTCGATGTGCACCCCTCCTGGCATGGAGGGGTGACGCTGTACCGGACGGGCCGCCTGCCTTTTTCCGCGCGTGAGCAGGTACTGCTCCAGACGTTGACGCCACACATGGTGAATGCGCTTCGCAACTGCCGGAGATTTGGGGACGTGACGCACCAGGGCCAGCTCCTGGACATGCTCCTGCGGCAGGAGGGCGCTGCGTATGTCGTGATATCCCCACCCTCCGCCGAGGTGATGCGGACACCGCCCGCCACGAAGCTGTTGGAGAAGTGGTTCACCACGGGATTGAGCCGGGCGGGGCTCCCCGCTGAGCTGTTGGAGCGGCTGGCCGTGGAGATGAGGATGCACGGCACCACGCCTCAGGCACCGTCCGTCTGGGAGCGCGAAGGCACCGGCAGAACGTGTGACCTGCGGGTGACGTTCATTCCGCTGCCATGGCAGGGGGACTGCCGCTGGTGGGCATTGAAGCTCCAGGAGATTCCCCATGCCATTCCCCTCCCTGAAAGCTGGCGGGGGAGGCTCACCCCGCGAGAGGCGGAAGTGGCGAGCTGCGTGCTGGGAGGCTGGCAGAATGAGACCATTGCCGACACTCTCGCGTGCACGCTGGGAACGGTGAAGAAACACGTGAAGCGCATTTTTGACGAGCTCGGGGTGGACAGCCGCACCGCCCTCATGGCCAAGGCCTTCCGTTCCTGA
- a CDS encoding phosphoglycerate mutase family protein has product MKTILIFNVDTSKSGSGRLWRAVLWGLLPVFLMGCAAPSEGATAPRETTVWVVRHAEKVSGESKDPPLSEEGEVRAAELARRLKGEGVDAFFVSPTLRTKSTAEPLARASGKDILSYEPKDFKGLRERILRDFRGRTVLVVGHSNTVLEIVEALGAQRPVPALADEDYDALFRVTLPAQGAVSVKALRYGAAHHR; this is encoded by the coding sequence ATGAAAACGATTCTCATTTTCAATGTCGATACCTCGAAATCCGGCTCCGGGCGGCTGTGGCGGGCGGTGCTCTGGGGGCTTTTGCCGGTGTTCCTGATGGGCTGTGCCGCGCCCAGCGAGGGGGCTACAGCCCCCCGCGAGACGACGGTGTGGGTTGTCCGCCACGCGGAGAAGGTCTCGGGGGAGTCCAAGGATCCCCCGCTGAGCGAGGAAGGAGAGGTTCGGGCGGCCGAGCTGGCCAGGCGCTTGAAAGGAGAGGGGGTGGACGCGTTCTTCGTCAGCCCCACCCTGCGCACGAAGTCGACCGCAGAACCGCTGGCGCGCGCCTCCGGAAAGGACATCCTGAGCTATGAGCCCAAGGACTTCAAGGGCTTGCGCGAGCGCATCCTGCGAGACTTCCGTGGAAGGACGGTCCTGGTGGTGGGCCACTCCAACACGGTGCTGGAGATTGTGGAGGCGCTTGGAGCGCAGCGTCCGGTCCCGGCGTTGGCCGACGAGGACTATGACGCTCTGTTCCGGGTGACCCTGCCTGCGCAGGGGGCGGTGAGCGTGAAGGCCCTCCGGTATGGGGCTGCACACCACCGGTAG
- a CDS encoding GMC family oxidoreductase N-terminal domain-containing protein — MMRQLSSSLERLGEHWPVVIVGSGYGGAIAASRLARAGQKVCVLERGKERLPGEFPRTSGQLLKDVQMSGPGGSLLGKLRLGSPTGLLSLHLLGDVAVLTGCGLGGTSLINANVALRPEKRVLQEESWPAAFRADVDGRIADGFTHVERMLGVQPYPENRPAPRKLDLLEQAADAVGGRFFRPPLSIHFDAGVNPAGVRQSACTLCGDCATGCNVGAKNSTQMNYLPDAQRHGAELFTHVAVHHLARHQGHWRVYYRLVGVGREVFDSPLQFLTADRVILSAGTLGSTEILMRSRAAGLPLSRELGRHFSGNGDLMGFGYNLDVPVDSVGYGDEPMAGRGPVGPSITGVIEVNDPDSLERSMVVEEGAVPAALGGYLPTLFAAMAPIIGEDTDEGFVDGVKEQARVVEGLMRGPYHGALHHTQTLFVMSHDSGSGELRLDGDSLRVVWPGVGRQENFVRADQKMRKATEVFGGTYVRNPMGTRWLDNAILVTHPLGGCVMAEDAGSGVVDHEGRVFAEESGTAVHPGLYVCDGAVIPRSLGTNPFLTIAAVAERFCALMAQREGWHIDYSALSGQLPPAPTPPVGLRFTESLQGTISGAVDADYRQAAEPDRAGASSFRFIITVLVPNVNALLEDPLHATRVTGCVLAPGLSPQPLTITKGALQVLVPDPQQPSVKQLRYRMQLLAESGERFLFEGFKQLVDDPGLDMWEDTTTLFVTVRRGEGSGDPLIQKGVLRITLDDFARQCSTFRVTNASSTQEQLQAVGRFGRFFLGGLFDIYWKPSVPEELTA; from the coding sequence ATGATGCGTCAGCTGTCCTCTTCTCTTGAGAGATTGGGTGAACACTGGCCCGTGGTGATCGTGGGTTCGGGTTACGGCGGAGCCATTGCCGCCTCCCGGTTGGCCCGGGCGGGGCAGAAAGTCTGCGTTCTGGAGAGAGGCAAGGAACGTCTGCCGGGAGAGTTTCCCCGGACCAGTGGCCAGCTCCTGAAGGATGTGCAGATGTCCGGGCCCGGTGGGAGCCTGCTGGGCAAGCTTCGGCTCGGCTCTCCCACGGGATTGCTCTCGCTGCACCTGCTAGGGGATGTGGCCGTGCTCACCGGGTGTGGCCTGGGCGGCACCTCGCTCATCAACGCCAATGTGGCGCTGCGGCCGGAGAAGCGTGTCCTCCAGGAGGAGAGCTGGCCCGCGGCCTTCCGTGCGGATGTCGATGGCCGGATCGCGGATGGCTTCACCCACGTGGAGCGGATGCTGGGCGTTCAGCCGTATCCCGAAAACCGCCCCGCCCCTCGCAAGTTGGACCTGCTGGAGCAGGCCGCGGACGCCGTGGGGGGACGCTTCTTCCGCCCGCCGCTGAGCATTCACTTCGATGCGGGGGTCAACCCCGCTGGGGTCCGGCAGAGCGCCTGCACGCTCTGCGGAGACTGCGCCACCGGCTGCAACGTGGGGGCCAAGAACAGCACCCAGATGAACTACCTGCCGGACGCGCAGCGCCATGGCGCGGAGCTGTTCACGCATGTGGCCGTGCACCACCTGGCGCGTCACCAGGGCCACTGGCGCGTGTACTACCGGCTGGTGGGGGTGGGGCGCGAGGTGTTCGACTCGCCGCTCCAGTTCCTCACCGCGGACCGGGTCATCCTGTCCGCCGGTACCCTGGGCAGCACGGAGATCCTCATGCGCTCGCGAGCCGCGGGGCTTCCCCTGTCGCGGGAGCTGGGCCGGCACTTCTCCGGCAACGGGGACCTGATGGGCTTTGGGTACAACCTGGACGTGCCCGTGGACAGCGTGGGGTATGGGGATGAGCCGATGGCGGGCAGGGGCCCCGTGGGGCCCTCCATCACCGGGGTCATCGAGGTCAACGACCCGGACTCGCTGGAGCGCAGCATGGTGGTCGAGGAAGGCGCGGTCCCGGCCGCGCTCGGAGGCTACCTGCCCACCCTCTTCGCGGCGATGGCGCCCATCATCGGGGAGGACACGGACGAGGGCTTCGTGGACGGGGTGAAGGAGCAGGCCCGGGTGGTGGAGGGGCTGATGCGCGGGCCGTACCATGGGGCGCTCCACCACACCCAGACGCTCTTCGTCATGTCCCATGACTCGGGCAGTGGAGAGCTGCGGTTGGATGGCGACAGCCTGCGCGTCGTCTGGCCGGGAGTGGGGCGGCAGGAGAACTTTGTCCGGGCGGACCAGAAGATGCGAAAGGCCACCGAGGTTTTCGGGGGCACCTATGTCCGCAACCCGATGGGAACCCGGTGGCTGGACAATGCCATTCTCGTCACGCATCCCCTGGGGGGCTGCGTCATGGCGGAGGACGCGGGCAGTGGGGTGGTGGACCACGAAGGCCGCGTCTTCGCGGAGGAGTCGGGCACGGCGGTCCACCCTGGGCTCTATGTCTGCGATGGAGCCGTCATCCCCCGTTCGCTGGGAACCAATCCCTTCCTCACCATCGCCGCGGTGGCCGAGCGCTTCTGCGCGCTCATGGCGCAGCGGGAAGGCTGGCACATCGATTATTCAGCCCTTTCGGGGCAGTTGCCGCCCGCGCCCACGCCGCCCGTGGGCCTGCGCTTCACCGAGAGCCTGCAGGGCACCATCTCCGGCGCGGTGGACGCGGACTACCGCCAGGCCGCGGAGCCCGACCGGGCGGGGGCCTCCAGCTTCCGCTTCATCATCACGGTGCTCGTGCCGAACGTGAATGCCCTTCTGGAAGACCCGCTGCATGCCACGCGGGTGACCGGATGTGTGCTGGCGCCGGGGCTCTCTCCCCAACCGCTGACGATCACCAAGGGGGCGCTTCAGGTCCTCGTGCCGGATCCTCAGCAGCCCTCGGTCAAGCAGCTCCGCTACAGGATGCAGCTGCTGGCCGAGTCCGGAGAGCGCTTCTTGTTCGAGGGGTTCAAGCAGCTGGTGGATGATCCAGGGCTGGACATGTGGGAGGACACCACGACGCTCTTCGTCACCGTGCGGCGCGGAGAGGGGTCCGGAGATCCGTTGATCCAGAAGGGCGTGCTGCGCATCACCCTGGACGACTTCGCCCGGCAGTGCTCCACCTTCCGGGTGACGAACGCCTCGAGCACGCAGGAGCAGCTCCAGGCGGTGGGTCGCTTCGGTCGCTTCTTCCTGGGGGGGCTCTTCGACATCTACTGGAAGCCCTCTGTCCCCGAGGAGCTGACGGCCTGA
- the fliB gene encoding flagellin lysine-N-methylase, with translation MTLPATTLRFMTRFRCIAERCEDTCCGGLRVGVSEASVQRIHETLRAAGKPEPTEGISIPFPEGAPSERTLLRMRSDGHCVFLDTERRCSLHREHGEAVLPDVCATFPRTLWVQEGRLEVSGSLACPEAVRLLLLAEDAVEQVPVPPGLVARPEAARPAPGLPGDLYVLHAGAVRDALREFLLPGGHPLSSRLSALARWALRMDGLFRGPSPLPEDEEETRALLRAELQGVGAFVALAQAPPEPLGPWEEGGARVLRLLTQLKHLSGVTRSERFARFVQGCRSVLGVTGEEGQEGSNVWRLYTTRRAGLDARHGARLEQYFRHYLENYLLRHPHTEAFGLLAYVHRLTVRLALLRLTLAAHPGVSAECTQETLDQTAVECFQLLSRNVDLAPDFLALPREGAGGDRARCLEETLAWARFS, from the coding sequence TTGACGCTCCCCGCCACCACGCTGCGCTTCATGACGCGGTTTCGCTGCATCGCGGAGCGCTGCGAGGACACCTGCTGTGGAGGACTCCGGGTGGGGGTGAGCGAGGCGAGTGTGCAGCGGATCCACGAGACGCTGCGGGCTGCCGGAAAGCCAGAGCCCACGGAGGGGATCAGCATTCCGTTTCCGGAAGGCGCTCCCTCGGAGCGGACGCTGCTCCGCATGCGGTCGGATGGGCACTGCGTCTTCCTCGACACCGAGCGGCGATGTTCGCTCCATCGGGAGCACGGGGAAGCCGTGCTGCCGGATGTCTGTGCCACGTTTCCGCGCACGCTCTGGGTGCAGGAAGGGCGGTTGGAAGTCTCCGGCTCATTGGCATGCCCGGAGGCTGTCCGCCTGTTGCTCCTGGCGGAGGATGCGGTGGAGCAGGTGCCCGTGCCCCCCGGGCTGGTGGCCCGTCCTGAGGCGGCGCGGCCCGCCCCGGGATTGCCAGGAGACCTCTATGTCCTCCATGCCGGGGCGGTCCGCGACGCCCTGCGGGAATTCCTGCTGCCGGGCGGGCACCCCTTGTCCTCACGGCTCTCCGCCCTGGCCCGGTGGGCGCTGCGGATGGATGGGCTGTTCCGGGGACCGTCTCCCCTTCCTGAGGATGAGGAAGAAACCCGCGCGCTGCTGCGGGCAGAGCTTCAGGGCGTGGGCGCGTTCGTGGCCCTGGCACAGGCCCCCCCGGAGCCGCTTGGGCCGTGGGAAGAAGGAGGGGCTCGCGTTCTGCGCCTCCTCACGCAGCTCAAGCACCTGAGCGGGGTGACCCGGAGCGAGCGCTTCGCCCGGTTCGTTCAGGGGTGCCGGAGCGTGCTGGGCGTGACGGGAGAGGAGGGGCAGGAGGGCTCCAACGTGTGGCGTCTCTACACCACACGTCGGGCCGGGCTCGATGCGCGCCACGGGGCGCGGCTGGAGCAGTACTTCCGCCACTACCTGGAGAACTACCTGCTGCGTCACCCGCATACCGAAGCATTCGGGTTGCTGGCCTATGTGCACCGCTTGACCGTGCGGTTGGCGCTGTTGAGGCTGACCTTGGCGGCCCATCCGGGCGTCTCGGCCGAGTGCACGCAAGAGACGCTGGACCAGACCGCGGTGGAGTGCTTCCAACTGCTTTCTCGGAATGTGGATCTGGCGCCGGATTTCCTGGCACTCCCTCGGGAAGGGGCAGGCGGAGACCGGGCGCGTTGCCTGGAAGAGACGCTCGCCTGGGCGCGATTTTCGTGA
- a CDS encoding EF-hand domain-containing protein: MAKKKPGKKATAKQPAKRQSTAKKAARKAVAKKGARKAAAKKPARKAVAKKSARKAAAKKPARKAVAKKSARKAAAKKPARKTAVPSPAKAPVKEAAPKVRKPAARKKKAVEVPESHEQEAQEGEEETFSQDGEQVVETTSAGIQPLAPEHAAVDDLTSTGNELLDIFQKYDRNRTGFIEAPEFARLLEALGQNITEEDLQIAFDIIDIDRSGKISWKQFKNWWTSR, encoded by the coding sequence ATGGCGAAGAAGAAGCCAGGCAAGAAGGCCACCGCGAAGCAACCGGCGAAGCGTCAGTCCACCGCGAAGAAGGCAGCCCGGAAGGCTGTGGCGAAGAAGGGCGCGCGCAAGGCCGCGGCGAAGAAGCCTGCCCGGAAGGCCGTGGCGAAGAAGAGCGCGCGCAAGGCCGCGGCGAAGAAGCCTGCCCGGAAGGCCGTGGCGAAGAAGAGCGCGCGCAAGGCCGCGGCGAAGAAGCCTGCCCGGAAGACCGCGGTGCCGTCACCGGCCAAGGCCCCGGTGAAGGAAGCGGCTCCGAAGGTTCGCAAGCCCGCTGCTCGCAAGAAGAAGGCAGTGGAAGTCCCCGAGAGCCATGAGCAGGAGGCGCAGGAGGGGGAAGAGGAGACGTTCTCGCAAGACGGTGAGCAGGTGGTCGAGACCACGTCTGCGGGCATCCAGCCGCTCGCGCCCGAGCATGCGGCCGTCGATGACCTGACCAGCACGGGCAACGAGTTGCTCGACATCTTCCAGAAGTACGATCGCAACCGGACTGGCTTCATCGAGGCACCGGAGTTCGCACGGCTGCTGGAGGCGCTCGGCCAGAACATCACCGAGGAGGACTTGCAGATCGCCTTCGACATCATCGACATCGATCGCAGCGGGAAGATCTCCTGGAAGCAATTCAAAAACTGGTGGACCAGCCGTTGA
- a CDS encoding glycoside hydrolase family 16 protein: protein MKMGWLRFSLCSSALLLAGSPLAAVAAPAFTENWAASTSPYFYSYGGSQNTAISNSAQSGTTDGKALQFKLAANPAVGVGGGITKESSALYKYGTFTTRLKTTDCSSQPNTGVVTGFFTYFNDGGDYNGNGLPDNSEIDFEWLCAEPQVIYLTMYTDFAAGAHRRVSRILNLATGTIHSTCYYESFSGNCQALGGNENLPSSIPALAGYNSSTAYYEYGFTWRSNRVTWWIVNPANGQKITLWDYQGPASRIPANGSHYLTNIWHTNDWTPPSRPSATQPPNSARYAYVDWTAYVP from the coding sequence ATGAAAATGGGATGGCTTCGTTTTTCGCTGTGCTCAAGTGCCCTGTTGCTCGCGGGGAGCCCACTGGCTGCGGTGGCCGCACCCGCTTTTACGGAGAACTGGGCGGCGTCCACATCCCCCTATTTCTATTCCTACGGCGGCTCCCAGAACACGGCGATCTCCAACTCCGCCCAGTCCGGGACGACGGATGGAAAGGCGCTGCAGTTCAAACTCGCGGCGAACCCTGCGGTGGGCGTGGGGGGCGGCATCACGAAGGAGAGCTCGGCGCTCTACAAGTACGGAACCTTTACCACCCGGCTGAAGACCACCGATTGTTCGTCCCAGCCCAACACGGGCGTCGTCACGGGGTTCTTCACGTACTTCAATGATGGCGGCGACTACAACGGCAACGGCTTGCCGGACAACAGCGAGATCGACTTCGAGTGGCTGTGTGCCGAGCCGCAGGTCATCTACCTGACCATGTACACCGACTTCGCGGCCGGTGCGCACCGGCGCGTCTCCCGGATCCTCAACCTCGCCACCGGGACCATTCACTCGACCTGCTACTACGAGAGCTTCAGCGGGAACTGCCAGGCCCTCGGGGGCAATGAGAACCTCCCGTCGTCGATTCCTGCCCTCGCGGGGTACAACTCCAGCACGGCCTACTACGAATATGGGTTCACCTGGCGCTCCAACCGGGTGACCTGGTGGATCGTCAATCCCGCGAACGGCCAGAAGATCACCCTCTGGGACTACCAGGGACCGGCCTCCCGCATTCCCGCCAACGGCTCGCACTACCTGACCAACATTTGGCACACCAATGATTGGACGCCGCCGAGCCGTCCGTCCGCGACCCAGCCACCGAACTCGGCCCGGTATGCCTACGTGGATTGGACGGCCTACGTTCCTTAG